The nucleotide sequence CGTGTTCCAGCCGTGCGGCACCACCTGCACGTTGTGCTCGCTCGCCAGCCAGGCAATCCGCCTCGACTCGGTCAGGCCCCCATTCTTCGTGCAGTCGGGCTGGAGGATGTCGACCGCCCGCCGCTCGATCCAGGGGACGAACGCCTGCCGCCTCGTCAGCACCTCCCCCCCGGCGATCGGCACCGGCGAGACCCTCGTC is from Bremerella sp. JC817 and encodes:
- a CDS encoding enolase C-terminal domain-like protein; this translates as TRVSPVPIAGGEVLTRRQAFVPWIERRAVDILQPDCTKNGGLTESRRIAWLASEHNVQVVPHGWNTAVGLAADLQFSASIPVARYVEYLTPCAYLDAITVEP